Proteins encoded in a region of the Roseovarius pelagicus genome:
- a CDS encoding type II toxin-antitoxin system RelE/ParE family toxin, giving the protein MPNLDGPDLEWKATAIADLLAIIDYISDDNPDAAQVLKDEIEHKTSLLPERPQMYRAGRVDGTREMVVRPNYIVVYAESPEMVTILRVLHAAQQWP; this is encoded by the coding sequence TTGCCAAATCTTGATGGGCCCGATCTTGAATGGAAAGCCACGGCCATCGCCGACTTGCTGGCAATTATTGACTACATTTCCGATGACAACCCGGATGCCGCCCAAGTTCTCAAAGATGAGATTGAACACAAGACGTCCCTCCTTCCAGAACGCCCTCAAATGTACCGCGCGGGCCGTGTCGATGGGACCCGGGAGATGGTTGTTCGGCCAAACTACATCGTGGTTTATGCTGAAAGCCCTGAGATGGTGACCATTTTGCGCGTACTTCATGCTGCGCAGCAGTGGCCATGA
- a CDS encoding type II toxin-antitoxin system RelB/DinJ family antitoxin, whose product MPAQTSMLHVRVDDQLKAQASDALAGVGLTLSDAVRILLTRVAAEGGLPAGLTADPDAYDAWFRAKVQEALDDPSPTTPHAKAMQDAQALIDGKRLAKS is encoded by the coding sequence ATGCCTGCCCAAACATCCATGCTTCATGTCCGTGTTGACGATCAGCTGAAAGCACAGGCTTCGGACGCACTTGCGGGCGTCGGTCTGACGCTCTCCGATGCGGTGCGTATTCTTCTGACCCGCGTAGCCGCAGAAGGCGGATTGCCTGCCGGATTGACCGCTGATCCGGATGCCTATGACGCCTGGTTCCGGGCGAAGGTACAGGAAGCGCTGGACGATCCAAGCCCCACAACGCCCCATGCCAAGGCGATGCAAGACGCCCAAGCATTGATTGACGGGAAGCGCCTTGCCAAATCTTGA